A window from Alkalicoccobacillus plakortidis encodes these proteins:
- a CDS encoding DAK2 domain-containing protein, which translates to MTVKRLEANKLAQMYIEGAENLSRHVKIVDSLNVFPVPDGDTGTNMNLSITSGVKEVQSQKAKDAGLIAASFAKGLLMGARGNSGVILSQLFRGFSKAVEGKQALTAEDLATAFEKGVETAYKAVIKPVEGTILTVAKDAARQAVKTAKKNDDIIAVMSDVVKEAKASLKRTPDLLPVLKEVGVVDSGGQGLLYIYEGFLAVLQGKKLKNQQPVTPNMADLVKIEHHQHSAQSQMSTEDIEFGYCTEVMVRFDEKQLEKNAFVEEDFRNELSEIGDSLLVVSDEDLLKVHIHAEYPGEVLARAQRYGDFINIKIENMREQHTHLLDETQAFYGESDSVPEQKETVKSEFGIVTVSMGEGVSKLFKGLGAGEVIQGGQTMNPSTEDIVDAINKVNAKNILILPNNGNIIMAAEQAAEVVDAKAVVIPSKTVPQGLAALLAFNPSIDIEKNASHMKEAMKSVKSGQITYAVRDTQIEGLKINKDDFIGISEKKIVNTHTDLLEAAKELLAHMIDEDSEMVTVLAGEDASERETDELISYLENQFADVELDIHKGGQPLYSYIFSVE; encoded by the coding sequence GTGACGGTTAAGAGACTAGAAGCAAATAAGCTTGCTCAGATGTATATTGAGGGGGCAGAGAATTTATCAAGACATGTTAAGATTGTTGATTCACTTAATGTGTTCCCTGTACCAGATGGAGATACAGGAACAAATATGAATTTATCGATTACCTCAGGAGTCAAAGAGGTACAATCACAAAAAGCAAAGGACGCTGGTCTTATTGCAGCTTCCTTTGCTAAAGGTCTGTTAATGGGGGCTAGAGGCAATTCGGGTGTTATCCTTTCTCAACTTTTCAGAGGGTTCTCAAAAGCTGTTGAAGGAAAACAAGCATTAACTGCCGAAGATCTTGCTACGGCCTTTGAAAAGGGAGTAGAAACGGCATATAAGGCTGTTATTAAACCTGTTGAAGGCACGATTCTTACTGTAGCGAAGGATGCTGCTAGACAGGCTGTTAAAACAGCTAAAAAGAATGATGACATTATTGCTGTGATGAGTGACGTTGTGAAAGAAGCAAAAGCTTCTCTAAAGCGAACTCCTGATTTACTTCCAGTATTAAAAGAAGTAGGTGTAGTTGACTCAGGTGGTCAAGGGTTACTTTACATTTATGAAGGGTTTTTAGCAGTGCTTCAAGGAAAGAAGCTAAAGAATCAGCAGCCAGTGACACCGAATATGGCTGACCTAGTTAAAATTGAGCATCACCAACATTCTGCTCAAAGTCAGATGTCAACGGAAGATATCGAGTTTGGCTACTGTACAGAAGTGATGGTACGTTTTGATGAGAAACAATTAGAAAAAAATGCGTTTGTAGAAGAAGATTTTCGTAACGAGTTAAGTGAGATTGGCGACTCGCTATTAGTAGTCTCTGATGAAGATCTGCTTAAAGTACATATCCATGCAGAATATCCTGGAGAGGTTCTAGCTCGTGCTCAGCGTTACGGTGATTTTATTAATATTAAGATCGAAAACATGAGAGAGCAGCATACTCATCTGCTTGATGAAACACAAGCCTTTTACGGTGAATCTGATTCTGTGCCTGAACAAAAAGAAACAGTTAAAAGTGAATTTGGAATTGTAACCGTTTCGATGGGCGAAGGAGTTTCTAAGCTATTCAAAGGACTCGGAGCAGGAGAGGTCATTCAAGGCGGACAAACAATGAATCCGAGTACTGAGGATATTGTTGATGCCATTAATAAAGTGAATGCCAAAAACATCTTAATCCTTCCTAATAACGGGAATATCATAATGGCTGCTGAACAGGCAGCTGAAGTTGTAGATGCGAAAGCCGTTGTCATTCCATCTAAAACAGTGCCTCAAGGTCTTGCAGCGTTACTTGCTTTTAATCCTTCGATTGATATTGAAAAAAATGCATCGCATATGAAGGAAGCAATGAAATCTGTGAAATCAGGACAGATTACGTATGCGGTTAGAGATACTCAAATCGAAGGCCTGAAAATCAATAAAGATGATTTTATTGGAATTTCAGAGAAAAAGATTGTCAACACTCATACTGACTTATTAGAAGCTGCTAAGGAGCTTCTCGCTCATATGATTGATGAAGATAGTGAGATGGTGACGGTGTTAGCTGGGGAAGACGCATCGGAACGTGAAACAGATGAGTTAATCAGCTATCTTGAAAATCAATTTGCAGATGTCGAACTAGATATTCATAAAGGTGGCCAACCTTTATATTCCTATATTTTCTCTGTTGAATAA
- a CDS encoding Asp23/Gls24 family envelope stress response protein, translating to MSIEMKTQLGMVDVSRDVVATVAGGAAVDCYGIVGMASQKQIKDGLSDLLGKENFRRGVVIREVEEDIHIDMYIIVSYGTKISEVAHNVQTKVKYQLEQMLGLDVGSVNIFVQGVRVLNT from the coding sequence ATGTCTATTGAAATGAAAACACAACTTGGAATGGTAGATGTTTCAAGAGACGTTGTGGCAACCGTAGCCGGTGGCGCAGCGGTAGACTGCTATGGCATCGTTGGCATGGCTTCACAAAAACAAATAAAAGATGGTCTGTCTGATTTACTAGGAAAAGAAAATTTCCGCCGAGGTGTGGTCATTCGTGAAGTAGAAGAGGACATCCATATTGATATGTATATCATCGTAAGTTATGGAACAAAAATTTCAGAGGTCGCACATAACGTGCAAACTAAAGTGAAATATCAACTAGAACAGATGCTTGGATTAGATGTTGGATCTGTTAATATTTTTGTGCAAGGTGTTCGAGTGTTAAACACTTAG
- the rpmB gene encoding 50S ribosomal protein L28 has protein sequence MARVCYITGKKARTGNKRSHALNKTKRRWGVNVQKVRILVDGKPKRVYVSARALKSGKVQRV, from the coding sequence ATGGCCCGTGTTTGTTATATTACAGGCAAAAAAGCTCGTACAGGTAATAAGCGTTCTCACGCTTTAAACAAAACTAAACGCCGTTGGGGAGTAAACGTACAAAAGGTACGTATTCTTGTTGACGGTAAGCCGAAACGTGTTTACGTTTCAGCTCGTGCGCTAAAATCAGGAAAAGTACAACGTGTTTAA
- the spoVM gene encoding stage V sporulation protein SpoVM has product MKFYTIKLPKFIGGFVRAVLSSFKKA; this is encoded by the coding sequence ATGAAGTTTTATACCATCAAGCTGCCCAAATTTATCGGTGGATTCGTGCGGGCCGTGCTTAGTTCATTTAAAAAAGCCTAG
- the rpe gene encoding ribulose-phosphate 3-epimerase: protein MIKIAPSILSADFAKLGSEIQDIDAAGADYVHIDAMDGHFVPNLTIGPLIVEAIRPVTKLPLDVHLMLDNPDQYIAEFAKAGADIISVHVEACTHLHRTIQLIKEQGVKAGVVLNPATPVQSVVPILQDVDLVLQMSVNPGFGGQQFIHSVLGNIRELAAYSKNAGYSFEIEVDGGVNPQTAQACIDAGANVLVAGSAVFGKADRYQAIQELRNAQSET from the coding sequence ATGATAAAAATTGCTCCTTCTATTTTATCAGCAGACTTTGCAAAACTAGGATCAGAAATTCAAGATATCGATGCAGCAGGTGCGGATTATGTCCATATTGATGCAATGGATGGACATTTTGTCCCTAATTTAACAATAGGACCACTAATTGTGGAAGCGATTCGACCAGTGACAAAGCTTCCATTGGACGTGCACCTAATGCTTGATAATCCTGACCAATACATAGCTGAATTCGCTAAAGCTGGCGCAGATATTATTTCGGTTCATGTGGAAGCATGCACTCATTTACACCGAACGATTCAATTAATTAAAGAACAAGGTGTTAAAGCTGGGGTTGTTTTAAATCCTGCAACTCCTGTGCAATCAGTTGTCCCGATTCTCCAAGATGTAGATTTGGTTTTGCAAATGTCTGTGAATCCTGGTTTTGGTGGCCAACAGTTTATTCATAGTGTTCTAGGCAATATTCGTGAGTTAGCTGCATATAGTAAAAATGCTGGGTATTCATTTGAAATTGAGGTTGATGGAGGAGTGAATCCCCAAACAGCTCAAGCTTGTATTGATGCAGGTGCTAATGTCCTTGTTGCAGGATCAGCTGTGTTTGGAAAAGCAGACCGTTATCAAGCCATTCAAGAGTTAAGAAACGCACAGTCTGAAACGTAA
- the rsgA gene encoding ribosome small subunit-dependent GTPase A: MPNGLIVKSLSGFYYVQDQDLYIQCRGRGLFRKQKRKPLVGDYVEYEAENKTDGYIMELLERKNELIRPSIANVDQALLVFSALEPDFSTHLLDRFLVHIEAAQIEPVIIISKMDLLTTKQEEEIQTYKEHYQDIGYRVRLTSNVAEQGVQWLLPDLNDRMSVVAGQSGVGKSSLLNALKPNLDIETDKISTHLGRGKHTTRHVELLSIGSGLVADTPGFSSVEFTDIEAEDLALYFPEMASRMPDCKFRGCLHTSEPKCAVKVAVEEGQIQSYRYEHYLTFLEEINQRKRRY; encoded by the coding sequence ATGCCAAATGGTTTAATCGTAAAGTCTCTCAGCGGATTTTATTATGTACAAGATCAAGACTTGTATATTCAATGCAGGGGAAGAGGATTATTCCGTAAACAAAAGCGGAAACCACTTGTTGGTGATTATGTCGAATATGAAGCTGAAAACAAGACTGATGGTTATATTATGGAGTTGTTGGAACGAAAAAATGAGTTAATTCGACCGTCTATTGCAAATGTGGATCAAGCACTGCTTGTGTTCTCGGCATTAGAGCCAGATTTTAGTACTCATCTACTTGATCGTTTTTTAGTTCATATTGAAGCGGCACAAATAGAACCAGTTATTATTATTAGTAAAATGGATCTGCTAACGACAAAACAAGAAGAAGAGATTCAGACGTATAAGGAGCATTATCAAGACATTGGTTATCGTGTGAGGCTCACGTCTAATGTAGCCGAGCAAGGTGTGCAGTGGCTTCTTCCGGATCTTAATGACCGTATGTCTGTTGTTGCTGGCCAGTCTGGTGTAGGCAAATCCTCTTTGCTGAATGCATTAAAACCAAACTTAGATATCGAAACGGACAAAATTTCAACTCACCTTGGTAGAGGTAAGCATACGACCCGTCATGTGGAATTACTTTCGATTGGTTCGGGGCTTGTAGCCGATACACCAGGTTTTAGTTCAGTAGAATTTACAGACATAGAAGCAGAAGATTTGGCTTTATATTTTCCGGAAATGGCTTCAAGAATGCCAGATTGCAAATTTCGAGGATGTCTGCACACTTCAGAGCCAAAATGTGCGGTGAAGGTGGCAGTAGAAGAAGGTCAAATTCAATCTTATCGCTATGAACATTACCTAACATTTTTGGAAGAAATCAATCAACGAAAAAGGAGATACTGA